In Bradyrhizobium sp. WD16, the genomic stretch AGCAAGCAAGTCGTGGATGGCCGGGACAAGCCCGGCCATGACGACAGTGGAGCGCAGAGCGCATGTTTTCACTCCGTCGTCGCCGCCCTGATGTGTGAATCCGAGAGCCGCTGACGCGGGGCGAGGTGAAGAAAGCGCTCAGGCGCCCGCCTTGCGCTCGGTCTGGATCACGTCGAAGCCCTCGAAGCGCGGATGGCCGACATAGAGGCTCTCCCCGGTGGCGTTGCCGGCGCGGGCATGCGCCGCCCTGAAATGCTCCGAGCGCGTCCAGTCCTCGAAGGCGGCGCGGCTCGTCCACAGGCTATGACTGGCATAGAGCCGGTGATCCTCCGCCTCCGGCCCCTTCAGCAGGTTGAATTCGATGAAGCCTTCGACCTCGCCGAGATAGCTCTCGCGCGTCGCCCACAGCTGCTCGAACGCCGCCTCCGCGCCCTTCTTCACCTGAAACCTGTTCATTGCGATAAACATCGACGTCGTCTCCTCGAACCGCACCGTGCTGCACCCGGACGGCATGTTGTCGCACGAAGCCCGGACCGAGGATATCAGAGAAACGCCGACGCCAGCGCCGGCGGCTGCTCGAGCGCATGGGCGGCATATTCCAGCGCGCTCCTGATCGCGGCCCGGCCGGTCGGGCCGCCGAGACACAGCCGCACCGCTTCGGGCGGCGGCCCGCCGACGACGAAGGCATCGCTGGCGACGACGCCGATGCCGCTGGCGCGCATGTGCTCGACGAAAGCGGTGCGGGTCCAGGACGGCGGCATCGACACCCAGATGTTGAAGCTGAGCGGATCGCCGCGATAGGAGCCGCCGGGCAGGATCTCGGCGGCGAGCTTCTGGCGCGCGCCGGTCTCGGCGCGGATGAAGCGCAGCAACGTGTCGGCGGTGCCGTCCTCGATCCAGCGTGTCGCCAGGGCGACGGTCAAGGGCGAGGCCATCACCGTCGCCGAACGCAGCGCCGAGGCGAACGGCCAGGCCGAGCGCGTGTCCGGCACCACCACATAGGCGGCGCGCAAGCCGGCACCGATGCATTTGGCGAGCCCGGCGACATGCCAGGTCAGGTCCGGCGCGATCGCGGCGAACGGAGCATGGCCGTGGCCGTGCTCCGGAATGAAGCCGTAGGCGTCGTCCTCGACGATCGGCAGCTTGAAGCGGCGCGCGATCGCGACGATGTCGCGGCGGCGCTGGTCGGGAATGGTCAGGGTCGTCGGGTTCTGCAAGGTCGGATTGAGATAGATCGCCTTGGGCTTGAGCTTCTTGCAGGCGTCGGTCAGCGCCTGCGGTTCGATGCCGTCGCCGTCCATCGGCAGGCCGACCAGCGCGATGCCGAGCTGCGCCGCGATCGAGCGGATGCCGGGATAGGTGACGGCCTCGCACAGCACGGTGTCGCCCGGACGGGCGAGAATGGTGAGAATGCCGAGCAGCGCCGGATGGGCGCCCGGCGAGACGAAGATGCGCTCCTGCGCCGGCACCAGCGCGCGGCGGCCGAGCCAGCTCGACGCGGCGTCGCGATCGGCCCCGGTGCCGCCGAAGCCCTGGTAGCGCAGCAGCGCGACGATATCGCGCGAGACGTGATCGAACCCCGCCTGCATTCGCGCGATCAGTTCCGGATCGTCGGGTTCCGGCGGCAGGTTCATCGACAGGTCGACCGGGCGCGGCGGCAGCGCGGCGAGAACCCGGCGCGGCCGCGGCTTGTCGCGCACGAAGGTGCCCTGCCCGACCTTGGATTCGATCAGCCCGCGCTTGCCGGCCTCGACATAGCCGCGCGCCACCGTGGTGAAATCGAGATCGAGCCGTTTGGCGAGCTTGCGCTGCGGCGGCAGGCGGTCGCCGACGACGAGCCGTCCGGCGGCGATGTCGTCGGCGATGGCGTCGGCAATCGCGAGATAGCGCGGCTTGTCGCTCAGCGACAGATCCGGACGCCAGTCGGCCATGGCTGGGACCCTGTTTTCGAAGTTGCATCACGGCGATACGGCGATGGAGCGGGCACGGCGTCCAGTCAATCCGCGAATTGACTGGACCTTACGGCGCGGGCTCCGGACCTCACGAAACATGACAGATTGTCGGCGCGACCGCCTGCTCATTTGCATGGCGTTCTGCCTAGACTTTGCAGGCAATGGTTTTGCGGACGCCGTGGCAATTCTGCCGCAGCCGGTCAAGTTTCCATTCAAGATTGAATGGATATTTGAATGCAAATTGACTGCTGTGCTGCACCGTTAGGCAGACGCCGTGCTGGCATGGCCGTTGCAATATCCTTCCTGTCCGCGAGACGGATTCAGCGAAGGAGCACACGATGCCCGCAGTCACCATGCCTGCCCGCCAGAAGGGTGATTTTCTGGTCGATTATGAGGAGAAGGTTTTCGAAGACGTCAAAGCCAAGCCGGGCGAAAAGGCACTGGTGACGTTCCACACCGTCGCCTTCGAAGGCTCGATCGGTTTCGTCAACATGCTGCAGGCGACGCGGCTGATGCGCAAAGGCTTCGAGACCTCGATCCTGCTCTACGGTCCCGGCGTCACGCTGGGCGTGCAGCGCGGCTTTCCCAAGATCGGCGACGAGGCCTTCCCGGGCCATCAGAACTTCAACAACACGCTGGTCAAATTCATGGCCGAGGGCGGCAAGGTCTATGCCTGCCGGTTCGCACTGCAGGCGCTCTACGGTCACGGCGAGCCGTCGCTGATTCCGGGCATCCGCCCGATCAATCCGCTCGACGTGCTCGATCTCATCCTGCTGCACCGCCAGGACAACGCCTTCATGCTGAACACCTGGACGCTGTGAGCGGCGCGGGCGGACGGGAGACAGGCATGTCAGGCCAACACAGGGTTCGAGCCGCCGCGGTGCAGATCGCGCCGGACCTCGACAGCGCCACGGGAACGCTCGACAAGGTCCTCGCCGCATTGGCGGAAGCGGCCGGCAAGGGCGTGCAGGTCGCGGTTTTTCCGGAAACCATCCTGCCCTGGTATCCCTACTTTTCCTTCGTCCGCCCGCCGCTCATGAGCGGCGCCGATCACATCCGCCTCTACGACCATGCCGTCACCGTGCCCGGCCCGGTGACCGAGGCGGTGAGCGCGGCGGCGCGGCGCCATCGCATGGTGGTGGTGCTCGGCGTCAACGAGCGCGACCACGGCTCGCTCTACAATGCCCAGCTGGTGTTCGACGCCGACGGCAGCATCCGCCTCAAGCGGCGCAAGATCACGCCCACGTTCCACGAGCGCATGATCTGGGGCCAGGGCGACGGCGCCGGATTGAAGGTGGTGGACACCGCGGTCGGCCGCATCGGCGCGCTGGCCTGCTGGGAGCACTACAATCCCCTCGCCCGCTACGCCCTGATGACGCAGCACGAGGAGATCCACGCCGCGCAGTTTCCCGGCTCCCTCGTCGGCCAGATCTTCGCCGACCAGATCGAGGTGACGATCCGCCACCATGCCCTCGAGAGCGGCTGCTTCGTCGTCAACGCCACCGGCTGGCTCAGCGAGGAGCAGATCGCGGCGATCTCGCCCGACGAAGGACCGCGCCGCGGCCTGCGCGGCGGCTGCATGACGGCGATCGTCTCGCCGGAAGGCAATCACGTGGTGCCGCCGCTGACATCCGGCGAGGGCCTGCTCGTCGCCGACCTCGACATGGCCCTGATCGTCAAGCGCAAACGCATGATGGACAGCGTCGGCCATTACGCCCGCCCCGAACTGTTGTCGCTGCTGATCGACGACAAGCCGGCGCGGACCGTGCACAGCGCCGCCCCCCAGCCCGTCACCATTGCCCAGGGAGAGACATCCCATGAAGCCGCTGACCTCGCACGACCTGCCGACGGCGATGCCGACCGAGCGCCTGATCAACGAATTGCAGTCCAGCGGCGTGAGGCTCGCTGACCCGAAATCGGGCGCGACCAGCCGGCGCGGCGGCGCCGGTCCTTCCGACCACGCCCCGATCACCATCGACGGCATGACCGTGATGGTGCCGATCCACAATGCGCCGGCCTTCGACAGCCCCTATACGATCGACCGGCCCGATGCCTCCGGCGCGAGCCGCGTCAGGCGCGACGGCGTCGAGCTCGGCACGGTCTCCTTCCCGCCGCGGCCGCGCTTCTACGAGCTCTCGACCGCCGACGGCATTCCCTATTCCAAGATCGCGACGCTGCACGGCCGCGACGTGCTCGCCACCACGGTGCTGCAGACCTGCATCCGCTACGAGAGCCGGACCAAGAGCTGCCGCTTCTGCGCCATCGGCCAGTCGCTGGCGGCGG encodes the following:
- a CDS encoding antibiotic biosynthesis monooxygenase, which codes for MFIAMNRFQVKKGAEAAFEQLWATRESYLGEVEGFIEFNLLKGPEAEDHRLYASHSLWTSRAAFEDWTRSEHFRAAHARAGNATGESLYVGHPRFEGFDVIQTERKAGA
- a CDS encoding PLP-dependent aminotransferase family protein, whose protein sequence is MADWRPDLSLSDKPRYLAIADAIADDIAAGRLVVGDRLPPQRKLAKRLDLDFTTVARGYVEAGKRGLIESKVGQGTFVRDKPRPRRVLAALPPRPVDLSMNLPPEPDDPELIARMQAGFDHVSRDIVALLRYQGFGGTGADRDAASSWLGRRALVPAQERIFVSPGAHPALLGILTILARPGDTVLCEAVTYPGIRSIAAQLGIALVGLPMDGDGIEPQALTDACKKLKPKAIYLNPTLQNPTTLTIPDQRRRDIVAIARRFKLPIVEDDAYGFIPEHGHGHAPFAAIAPDLTWHVAGLAKCIGAGLRAAYVVVPDTRSAWPFASALRSATVMASPLTVALATRWIEDGTADTLLRFIRAETGARQKLAAEILPGGSYRGDPLSFNIWVSMPPSWTRTAFVEHMRASGIGVVASDAFVVGGPPPEAVRLCLGGPTGRAAIRSALEYAAHALEQPPALASAFL
- a CDS encoding MSMEG_0572/Sll0783 family nitrogen starvation response protein; the protein is MPAVTMPARQKGDFLVDYEEKVFEDVKAKPGEKALVTFHTVAFEGSIGFVNMLQATRLMRKGFETSILLYGPGVTLGVQRGFPKIGDEAFPGHQNFNNTLVKFMAEGGKVYACRFALQALYGHGEPSLIPGIRPINPLDVLDLILLHRQDNAFMLNTWTL
- a CDS encoding Nit6803 family nitrilase, producing MSGQHRVRAAAVQIAPDLDSATGTLDKVLAALAEAAGKGVQVAVFPETILPWYPYFSFVRPPLMSGADHIRLYDHAVTVPGPVTEAVSAAARRHRMVVVLGVNERDHGSLYNAQLVFDADGSIRLKRRKITPTFHERMIWGQGDGAGLKVVDTAVGRIGALACWEHYNPLARYALMTQHEEIHAAQFPGSLVGQIFADQIEVTIRHHALESGCFVVNATGWLSEEQIAAISPDEGPRRGLRGGCMTAIVSPEGNHVVPPLTSGEGLLVADLDMALIVKRKRMMDSVGHYARPELLSLLIDDKPARTVHSAAPQPVTIAQGETSHEAADLARPADGDADRAPDQRIAVQRREAR